The Achromobacter deleyi region GGCAACGGCGTCTTCGCCGCGCGCAAGATTCCCGCGGGCACGCGCATCGTCGAGTACGGCGGCGAACGCATCAGCGCCAAGGAAGCGGACCGGCGCCACCCGACCAACCCCGACGATCCTTTCCACACCTTCTTCTTCGCGCTGAGCACCGGCCGCGTGATCGACGGCGGCGACCAGGGCAATGACGCGCGCTGGATCAACCATTCCTGCCAGCCCAATTGCGAAGCGCAAGAGGGCAAGCACGGCAAGCGCGTCTACATCGTGGCGCTGCAGGACATCCCGCGCGGCACCGAGCTGTCCTATGACTACGGCCTGGTCCTGGACGGCCGCATCACCAAGGCGCTCAAGGAAGGCTACCGCTGCCTTTGCGGCACGCCGCCCTGCCGCGGCACGATGCTTGCCCTGCCCGCGAAAAAGAAGAAAAAGGCGGACGCGCCGGAAGCTGCGCAAGCCTGACGGAGCGGGGTCCGTCCCCCCGATTTCCGAAAACCACATCTGCAATAAGCATATTCAATCCGCCCAACCGGACAGGCGTACAATCGACGGGTCGTTAACACGACATGCAGTACGTCTTCAGGGCGGGGTGCAATTCCCCACCGGCGGTATGCCATGCAATGTGGCGAGCCCGCGAGCGCCCGGCGTCCTTGACGGAAGCCGGGGTCAGCAGATCTGGTGAGATGCCAGAGCCGACGGTCATAGTCCGGATGAGAGAAGATGTGCCGGCACATACTCGGCTGCCCGAGGCGCGCTTGCGCCCGGCGAGCCGTATTGCGTTCGGCTGTCGAGTAGCCCTGAAACGTTTTTCGCCCCTTTTAACTTGCGAGAGCGTTTCAATGTCCAACGTTACCCTTACCCCGCAGTCCCCCATCCCCAGCCTGGCCGTCCAGCCGTTCGCCGCCCGTTTGCAGCGCGCGCTGCATCATCTGCGCCTGGGCCGGCCCGTCATCCTCATGGACGACTTCGACCGCGAAAACGAAGCGGACCTGATCGTCGCGGCCGACAAGCTGACCGTGCCGGTCATGGCGCAGCTGATCCGCGACGGCAGCGGCATCGTCTGCCTGTGCCTGCCCGGCGAAACCCTGGACCGCCTGGACCTC contains the following coding sequences:
- a CDS encoding SET domain-containing protein; amino-acid sequence: MTNEDTPIKPWHVVRRSKLHGNGVFAARKIPAGTRIVEYGGERISAKEADRRHPTNPDDPFHTFFFALSTGRVIDGGDQGNDARWINHSCQPNCEAQEGKHGKRVYIVALQDIPRGTELSYDYGLVLDGRITKALKEGYRCLCGTPPCRGTMLALPAKKKKKADAPEAAQA